Proteins encoded in a region of the Oscillospiraceae bacterium MB24-C1 genome:
- a CDS encoding nuclear transport factor 2 family protein, with the protein MRPKEVLLLFIDSFNEADAEALSLLYAEDAINYQVANEPVRGRENIKKFFKDEFEQAKMVCIVENIFEDGQWAIMEWRDPLGLRGCGFFQVVNDKIVFQRGYWDKLSFLRQHGLPIE; encoded by the coding sequence AAAAGAAGTTTTGCTATTGTTTATTGACTCTTTTAATGAGGCCGATGCCGAAGCATTATCATTACTCTATGCAGAAGACGCCATCAACTACCAAGTAGCAAATGAACCGGTACGCGGTCGTGAAAATATTAAAAAATTCTTTAAGGATGAATTTGAACAAGCCAAGATGGTTTGTATCGTGGAAAATATTTTTGAGGATGGGCAGTGGGCAATTATGGAATGGCGTGATCCCCTGGGGCTTCGAGGTTGCGGATTTTTTCAGGTTGTGAATGATAAAATTGTTTTCCAACGTGGCTATTGGGATAAGCTTTCTTTTCTTAGGCAGCATGGATTGCCGATTGAATAA